A portion of the Chthonomonadales bacterium genome contains these proteins:
- a CDS encoding hydantoinase/oxoprolinase family protein yields MKSVVADGRSAGIALVGVDTGGTFTDLVFLGADGQLIVHKVASTPADPSVAVARGLALEGLARDSTVVHGTTVATNALLQRRGARVGLITTRGFADVLEIARQQRDALYALEPTPRLPLVPRERRAEVNERVDWRGAAVESLDTGTVERALDELVRAGVDSVAVCLLFSFLLPDHEREVGRRAAARGLPVSLSVDIAPEYREYERTATVCANAFVAPAVGGYLARLSGVVGAAGAARLRVMQSDGTTASAEAAAAAPVRTALSGPAAGVVAAARAARAAGLRRAVTLDMGGTSTDVALLNGAPETMRAGEVAGVPLLTPMVDIHTIGAGGGSLVRVDAAGGLRVGPESAGADPGPVACGGGSVLTVTDANVLLGRIPAHVRLAGSVALDLERVRSRFADLGRALGVEPEVAAEGVLEVVNARMARALRRVSVERGHDPARYTLVAFGGAGGLHGCALADAVGLARVLVPRYPGALSALGLALAPAGRELARSWFAPALPEHDGSVRAIATELEWRARKELEGEVGQGTRLRVEAFLEMRYRGQSYALRVRLAPLADAARAFHRAHRRRYGHADPSLLVEVVAVGLAARAAGSPPRMSGAKGRQAEFLADRRSGPGSTRVWWRGRPEEWPILDRAALRADDEALGPAILLQEDATTVVEPGWRARVLTYGDLLFARGGSG; encoded by the coding sequence ATGAAGAGCGTCGTAGCCGACGGGCGATCGGCCGGGATCGCGCTCGTTGGCGTTGACACCGGCGGCACCTTCACGGACCTTGTCTTTCTGGGCGCGGACGGGCAACTCATCGTGCACAAGGTGGCCTCGACGCCCGCGGACCCCTCCGTGGCGGTCGCGCGCGGCCTGGCGCTGGAGGGGCTTGCGAGGGACTCCACGGTAGTCCACGGGACGACGGTGGCCACCAACGCACTGCTTCAGCGGCGGGGGGCGCGCGTCGGCCTCATCACCACGCGCGGCTTCGCCGATGTGCTGGAGATCGCGCGCCAGCAGCGCGACGCGCTCTACGCCCTGGAGCCCACCCCGAGGCTTCCGCTCGTGCCGCGCGAGCGGCGGGCGGAGGTCAACGAGCGCGTGGACTGGCGCGGAGCTGCCGTGGAGTCGCTCGACACCGGCACCGTCGAGCGCGCCCTGGACGAGCTTGTGCGCGCTGGCGTCGACTCGGTGGCGGTCTGCCTGCTCTTCTCGTTTCTTCTGCCCGACCACGAGCGCGAGGTGGGCCGGCGCGCCGCCGCGCGCGGCCTGCCGGTGTCGCTGTCGGTTGATATCGCCCCGGAGTACCGCGAGTACGAGCGGACCGCGACGGTGTGCGCCAATGCGTTCGTGGCCCCGGCGGTCGGCGGCTACCTGGCGCGGCTCTCCGGCGTGGTTGGCGCCGCGGGCGCCGCGCGTCTGCGCGTGATGCAGTCCGATGGGACGACGGCGAGCGCCGAGGCGGCTGCCGCCGCGCCGGTGCGCACGGCGCTGTCGGGGCCGGCGGCGGGCGTGGTCGCGGCGGCGCGGGCCGCGCGCGCAGCGGGGCTGCGCCGGGCGGTCACGCTCGACATGGGCGGCACTTCGACCGACGTCGCCTTGCTCAACGGCGCGCCGGAGACGATGCGCGCCGGCGAGGTGGCGGGCGTGCCGCTCCTGACGCCGATGGTGGACATCCACACGATCGGCGCCGGAGGCGGCTCGCTCGTGCGGGTGGACGCGGCGGGCGGCCTGCGCGTCGGCCCGGAGAGCGCCGGGGCGGACCCCGGGCCGGTGGCGTGCGGCGGTGGCAGCGTGCTCACCGTGACCGACGCCAACGTGCTGCTCGGACGCATCCCGGCGCACGTTCGGCTTGCGGGCTCGGTGGCGCTTGATCTGGAGCGTGTGCGCTCGCGCTTCGCGGACCTCGGGCGCGCGCTCGGCGTTGAGCCGGAGGTCGCCGCCGAGGGCGTCCTGGAGGTGGTGAACGCGCGGATGGCCCGCGCGCTGCGCCGCGTCTCCGTGGAGCGTGGCCACGACCCCGCGCGCTACACGCTGGTGGCCTTCGGCGGCGCCGGCGGCCTGCACGGCTGCGCGCTGGCCGACGCCGTGGGGCTCGCGCGCGTGCTGGTGCCGCGCTACCCCGGAGCGCTCTCGGCGCTCGGGCTCGCGCTTGCGCCGGCCGGCCGCGAGCTCGCGCGCTCCTGGTTCGCCCCGGCGCTTCCGGAGCACGACGGCTCGGTACGCGCCATCGCCACCGAGCTGGAGTGGCGGGCCCGCAAGGAGCTTGAGGGCGAGGTCGGGCAGGGGACGCGGCTTCGCGTCGAGGCTTTCCTCGAGATGCGCTACCGCGGCCAGTCCTACGCGCTGCGCGTGCGCCTGGCGCCGCTCGCCGACGCCGCACGCGCCTTCCACCGCGCCCATCGGCGGCGCTACGGGCACGCCGACCCGTCGCTGCTCGTGGAAGTGGTCGCCGTCGGGCTCGCCGCGCGCGCCGCCGGCTCCCCGCCACGAATGTCCGGCGCGAAGGGCCGGCAGGCAGAGTTCCTCGCGGATCGGCGGAGCGGCCCGGGCTCGACGCGCGTGTGGTGGCGTGGCCGGCCCGAGGAGTGGCCCATCCTGGATCGCGCGGCGCTTCGAGCCGACGACGAGGCGCTCGGACCGGCGATCCTGCTCCAGGAAGACGCGACGACCGTCGTCGAGCCCGGTTGGCGCGCTCGCGTCCTTACCTACGGTGACCTGCTGTTCGCGCGGGGCGGTTCGGGTTGA
- a CDS encoding SLBB domain-containing protein, with translation MPAQPAEALKLFGYSYFEPAREIIDARRAALKRQASTLEAAEMAAEAQAAQPGANTAAGGQPGVVVSVGGGAGAAPGPQPVRPPGDAFRGPIDPISQLYRNVYASVPADYQLAPGDVVTLRLSSPTLEMREQDLTVDAMGALSIPEVGRVVVRGQTLAQAENGLRARLRRFYMNAEVGLALKELRTMSVTLGGEAYMPGSYSLPAVATLYNFLYSTGGPNESGSLRGIELRRGGRVVASIDFYHFLLSGARTQDHRLEPGDVVYIPPRKARVAVRGEVRRPAVYELIDGEGLAQAIEFAGGATPSGVRQRVQILTVQPGNKRVLKDVDMTELRADQPVPVYDGDTVDVFSVRVTVANKVTIEGAVDQPGEYALSDGMTVADLVERARGMLSEAYPVRADLYRYNPDTTLELIPVNLERALAREPGANVALVRWDRLKVYTRAEVAWIGRRDVTASGAVQRPGTYTRSDHMRVKDLLLQAGGTLPEAYVERAVILRQNPDGTYRYLYANLAKALQDDPENNLPLQDHDKLAVYRVDEARFTPEHTVKILGEVVAPGPYPRGENMKLSDALKLAGGLTPGASDRIVVAHGYQEVGQPAIQATYSMASGAPSPDPVLADGDVITIQGKGDYEQTPRIVVVSGAVNRPGPVVLRDRKVRLSEVIQEAGGLTPTAYPEGVEFVRSSTKMIAGEQTEIVGVISRLNDLLNRNQYQRELARSDIDRIKAISSAGKGASSFYIPGIGLTGDSGGSGAGSAPEKLLISRDLVSPPRVLDEQDLTPRGNVAVNLRTALRKPGSPDDILMLDGDRVSVPETPTTVQVIGAVVHARGVLYQERASVDDYVREAGGLAPDAAKDRIMVVRLGGGLMPARRLKDIRPGDVILVPTKVLAERLATGGNDIDNFFRSLTTSALLFVAVKKILGL, from the coding sequence ATGCCCGCGCAACCGGCCGAGGCGCTGAAGCTGTTCGGGTACAGCTACTTCGAGCCCGCGCGCGAGATCATCGACGCGCGCCGCGCCGCGCTCAAGCGGCAGGCCTCCACCCTGGAGGCGGCCGAGATGGCCGCCGAGGCCCAGGCCGCCCAGCCAGGCGCGAACACCGCCGCCGGCGGCCAGCCAGGCGTGGTGGTGTCGGTTGGTGGCGGCGCCGGTGCCGCGCCGGGGCCTCAGCCGGTCCGGCCGCCCGGCGATGCCTTCAGGGGGCCCATCGACCCGATATCGCAACTCTACCGCAACGTTTATGCGAGCGTGCCCGCCGACTACCAGCTTGCGCCCGGCGATGTGGTGACCCTCAGGCTCTCGAGCCCGACGCTGGAGATGCGCGAGCAGGACCTGACGGTGGACGCGATGGGGGCGCTGAGCATCCCGGAGGTGGGCCGCGTGGTGGTGCGCGGGCAGACCCTTGCCCAGGCTGAGAACGGCCTGCGGGCGCGGCTGCGGCGTTTCTATATGAACGCCGAGGTTGGTCTGGCGCTCAAGGAGCTGCGGACGATGTCGGTGACGTTGGGCGGCGAGGCCTACATGCCAGGCTCCTACTCGCTGCCCGCCGTCGCCACGCTCTACAACTTCCTCTACTCCACCGGCGGGCCGAACGAGTCGGGCTCGCTGCGGGGGATCGAGCTTCGCCGGGGCGGCCGCGTGGTGGCGAGCATCGACTTCTACCACTTCCTGCTCAGCGGCGCGCGGACCCAGGATCACCGGCTGGAGCCCGGCGACGTCGTCTACATCCCGCCGCGCAAGGCGCGGGTCGCCGTGCGCGGGGAGGTTCGCCGACCCGCGGTGTACGAGTTGATCGACGGCGAGGGGCTTGCGCAGGCCATCGAGTTCGCGGGCGGGGCCACGCCCTCGGGCGTGCGGCAACGTGTGCAGATCCTCACCGTTCAGCCCGGCAACAAGCGCGTGCTCAAGGACGTCGACATGACGGAGCTGCGCGCCGACCAGCCGGTGCCCGTGTACGACGGCGACACCGTGGACGTGTTCTCGGTGCGCGTCACCGTGGCCAACAAGGTCACCATCGAGGGCGCAGTCGATCAGCCCGGCGAGTACGCGCTGAGCGACGGCATGACCGTGGCTGACCTTGTGGAGCGCGCGCGAGGGATGCTGAGCGAGGCCTACCCCGTGCGCGCCGACCTCTATCGCTACAACCCGGACACCACGCTCGAGTTGATCCCCGTCAACCTCGAGCGCGCGCTTGCCCGCGAGCCCGGCGCCAACGTGGCCCTCGTGCGATGGGACCGCCTGAAGGTCTATACCCGGGCCGAGGTCGCCTGGATCGGGCGGCGCGACGTGACGGCGAGCGGCGCCGTCCAGCGGCCGGGCACCTACACGCGCAGCGACCACATGCGGGTGAAGGACCTGCTGCTGCAGGCGGGCGGAACGCTGCCGGAAGCTTACGTCGAGCGCGCCGTGATCCTGCGCCAGAACCCCGACGGTACCTACCGGTACCTGTACGCGAACCTGGCGAAGGCGCTCCAGGACGACCCCGAGAACAACCTCCCGCTCCAGGATCACGACAAGCTCGCCGTCTACCGGGTCGACGAGGCCCGGTTCACTCCAGAGCACACGGTGAAGATCCTTGGCGAGGTGGTCGCGCCCGGCCCGTACCCGCGCGGCGAGAACATGAAGCTGAGCGACGCGCTCAAGCTGGCCGGCGGTCTGACGCCGGGCGCGAGCGACCGGATCGTCGTGGCGCACGGGTACCAGGAGGTCGGGCAGCCCGCCATCCAGGCGACCTACTCGATGGCGTCCGGAGCGCCCAGCCCCGACCCCGTCCTCGCCGACGGCGATGTCATCACCATCCAGGGTAAGGGCGACTACGAGCAGACGCCGCGTATCGTCGTCGTCTCGGGCGCGGTCAACCGGCCGGGACCGGTCGTGCTGCGTGACCGCAAGGTGCGCCTCAGCGAGGTGATCCAGGAGGCCGGTGGCCTCACGCCAACGGCGTACCCGGAGGGCGTGGAGTTCGTGCGCTCGAGCACCAAGATGATTGCCGGGGAGCAGACCGAGATCGTCGGGGTCATCTCCCGGCTCAACGACCTGCTGAACCGCAACCAGTATCAGCGCGAGCTCGCCCGCTCCGACATCGATCGCATCAAGGCGATCAGCTCGGCCGGCAAGGGCGCGTCCTCGTTCTACATCCCCGGGATCGGCCTGACGGGCGACTCCGGCGGAAGCGGCGCCGGCTCGGCGCCCGAGAAGCTCCTGATCAGCCGCGACCTCGTCTCCCCGCCGCGCGTTCTGGACGAGCAGGACCTGACGCCCCGCGGCAACGTGGCGGTGAACCTCCGTACCGCGCTGCGCAAGCCGGGCTCGCCCGACGATATCCTGATGCTGGATGGCGACCGCGTTAGCGTGCCGGAGACGCCCACGACCGTGCAGGTGATCGGCGCGGTGGTCCATGCGCGCGGCGTGCTCTACCAGGAACGCGCGAGCGTGGACGACTACGTGCGCGAGGCCGGCGGGCTGGCGCCCGACGCGGCGAAGGACCGAATCATGGTCGTGCGCCTCGGAGGCGGCTTGATGCCGGCCAGGCGCCTGAAGGACATTCGGCCCGGCGACGTGATCCTGGTGCCGACGAAGGTGCTGGCCGAGCGGCTGGCCACCGGCGGCAACGATATCGACAACTTCTTCCGCTCGCTGACCACATCGGCCCTGCTCTTCGTGGCGGTGAAGAAGATCCTCGGCCTGTAG
- the phnE gene encoding phosphonate ABC transporter, permease protein PhnE yields the protein MSGRARRNLGRAVVALVIAGVVWWALRGSEFDAARLTEGLGRARQYLGQMFPPDWSVLGKAGRAVVVTLQMAIVGTVLGAAGALPVSFLAARTPALPRAFSSAVKTLLNVLRAVPPLIYALLFVYMVGLGPFPGALGIAVGSFVMLAKLFAEALESVHPAPVEAVKAVGGDPAQVFAYGMLPQALPLFVSQTLYAWELNIGAATILGVVGAGGIGFELVAAINYFQWPQVCTYVLVLVAMVLVADAVSYHLRKRYT from the coding sequence ATGAGCGGGCGCGCGCGCAGGAACCTGGGCCGGGCGGTGGTCGCCCTCGTGATCGCCGGCGTCGTGTGGTGGGCGCTGCGTGGCAGCGAGTTCGACGCGGCGCGGCTGACCGAGGGGCTCGGGCGCGCCCGGCAGTACCTGGGCCAGATGTTCCCGCCGGACTGGTCGGTGCTGGGCAAGGCCGGGCGCGCGGTGGTCGTCACGCTGCAGATGGCCATCGTCGGCACCGTACTCGGCGCGGCCGGCGCGCTCCCGGTCAGTTTCCTGGCGGCCCGCACCCCCGCGCTGCCACGAGCCTTCAGCTCGGCCGTCAAGACGCTCCTGAACGTGCTTCGGGCCGTGCCGCCCCTCATCTACGCGCTGCTCTTCGTCTACATGGTGGGGCTCGGGCCGTTCCCCGGCGCGCTCGGGATCGCGGTGGGCTCGTTCGTGATGCTCGCCAAGCTCTTCGCCGAGGCGCTGGAGAGCGTCCACCCGGCGCCCGTGGAGGCCGTGAAGGCCGTCGGCGGAGACCCGGCGCAGGTGTTCGCCTACGGGATGCTGCCACAGGCGCTGCCGCTCTTCGTCTCGCAGACGCTCTACGCCTGGGAGCTAAACATCGGAGCGGCGACGATCCTGGGCGTAGTGGGGGCGGGGGGCATCGGCTTCGAGTTGGTGGCGGCGATCAACTACTTCCAGTGGCCGCAGGTCTGCACCTACGTGCTGGTGCTCGTGGCGATGGTCCTCGTCGCGGACGCGGTGAGCTACCACCTTCGCAAGCGGTACACGTAG